The following coding sequences are from one Dermacentor silvarum isolate Dsil-2018 chromosome 4, BIME_Dsil_1.4, whole genome shotgun sequence window:
- the LOC125945152 gene encoding uncharacterized protein LOC125945152 gives MTDLPPPEPLQVGDNAAASWQTFKQRIELYLIATEPTKPRSKEQKAAIFLHVAGQEAIDVFNTLNLSPEEANDYDALVKAFENYCLPKRNETYERYVFRSRRQAHGEPFEQFFRDLQLKARTCNFGDLRDSMLRDQIVYGICSTSLREKLLRKKDLTLVTAVECCKAEELAESQNRAWMEENKIEPVSRTQAKRGRQKCRYCNFSHAPRKCPAFGKTCNKCTKPNHFAACCTSKRAAVDDVFEGAESGSDFDVLEISTTESKRGPESRDWIITTNIEGTDVQLKVDTGAQANLLPRSLFKRLGTKQQPYPTRSILRHYGGGEIPHSGKVRLAVQLDKRRVLLEFFIVKKKQAILGLGASEQLGLVNRVNAVDSSEAYGSLKQAFPRLFTGIGRTRCEYKMVLREDAVPVVQPTRRVPFALKKPLKKELDRMNAANIIEKVEEPSDWYVPGSKLVVADTLSRIPSREQPEKGTTDVEVHAVGALTAVVGPATLSRLQVATASDATAQDVISRLQSSMPIEVSSPRFPRSNGLAEKGVQVVKRLLGKTETKKEDFYLGLLNYRVCPLEDGRSPSELLMGRSLRTLLPNFSASSSGLVQKHVQARTSGRPLPPLQKGDVVRILRNGRWDIKAQVQDLVAPRSYTVLTEDGRIFRRNRQHLRKTPEAFYRTIHYQADDCDDAPDSSPSAVTQQRQEPPQATQDRPPAGTPGVPNIADSLRRSTRPRRPPDRLAYTHGFQQTETA, from the exons atgaccgacctacccccgcctgagccactgcaagtgggcgacaacgcagcggcgtcctggcagacattcaagcaacgcatcgagctgtacctgatagcaacggagcccacgaagccacgcagtaaggagcagaaagctgcaatttttttgcatgttgcgggtcaagaagctattgacgtgtttaataccctgaacctatcaccggaggaagctaatgactacgacgcgttggttaaagcgtttgaaaactactgcttgcctaagcgtaatgagacttacgaacgctatgtgttccgctcgcgtcgtcaggcacacggagagccatttgaacagttctttcgggatctgcaactaaaagcaagaacgtgcaactttggggatttgcgagattccatgctgcgggaccaaatcgtgtatggcatttgcagcacttccctgcgagaaaaacttcttcgaaagaaagacTTGACGCTGGTTACAGCAGTAGAATGCTGCAAAGCtgaggaacttgccgaatcgcaaaatagggcgtggatggaggaaaacaagattgaaccTGTTTCACGAACGCAAGCGAAACGCGGGCGCCAAAAATGCCGGTACTGCAACTTCTCGCACGCGCCAAGGAAGTGTCCGGCGTTCGGCAAGACATGCAACAAGTGCACGAAGCCTAATCACTTCGCCGCCTGCTGTACAAGCAAGCGAGCAGCCGTTGATGACGTGTTCGAAGGAGCGGAGAGTGGCAGTGActtcgacgttctggagatcagcacgacggaaagtaagcgtggccccgaaagtcgcgactggattataacaacgaacattgaaggaactgatgtgcagctgaaggtcgatacgggagcgcaggctaacttgttgccgcgttcgctgttcaaaaggctcggaactaagcagcagccgtaccccacgaggagcatcctgcgccattatgggggtggcgaaataccacacagtggcaaggttcgcctcgccgtgcagttagacaaacggcgtgtgctacttgagttcttcatagtaaagaagaagcaagccattctgggcctcggggcaagtgagcaacttggtctggtcaacagagtgaacgcggtggacagcagcgaggcatatggaagcctaaagcaggcattcccgaggttattcactggcattggcaggacgcggtgcgagtacaaaatggtgcttcgagaggacgctgtccctgtggtacagccaacccggcgtgtacctttcgccctcaagaagccacttaagaaagaacttgaccggatgaatgctgcaaacatcatcgagaaggtggaagaaccatcagactgg tatgttccaggcagcaaattggttgttgctgacacattgtcacgaatcccatcacgggaacaaccagaaaaaggcacaacggacgttgaagttcatgccgtgggcgccctgactgccgtcgtcggaccagccaccctatcccgtctgcaggtagcaactgccagtgatgcaacggcgcaagacgtcatctccaggctgcagtcatcaatgcctatagaag TTTCAAGTCCACGTTTTCCCAGGTCCAATGGGCTCGCCGAGAAGGGCGTACAAGTGGTCAAGCGGCTTCTGGGCAAGACTGAGACCAAGAAAGAGGACTTCTATTTGGGCCTTCTCAACTACAGGGTGTGTCCTCTCGAAGATGGCCGTTCACCATCGGAACTGCTAATGGGACGAAGTCTAAGAACGCTACTTCCAAATTTTTCAGCGTCATCCTCAGGTCTCGTTCAAAAACATGTTCAGGCAAGGACCTCAGGAAGACCACTACCTCCGCTACAGAAGGGAGACGTCGTCCGAATCCTCCGAAATGGTAGATGGGATATCAAAGCGCAAGTCCAAGATCTCGTGGCCCCGAGATCGTACACCGTTCTGACTGAGGATGgccggattttccgtcgaaatagacagcaccttcgcaaaacaccagaagcgttctatcgaaccatccattaccaggcggacgactgcgacgacgcccctgattcatctccgagcgctgtcacacagcagaggcaagaacctccgcaggccacacaggaccgaccaccagcaggcacaccaggagtgcccaacattgcagattcactgcgacgatctaccagaccgcgaagacccccagaccgcctggcctacacgcacgggttccagcagactgaaacagcctag